Proteins from one Nicotiana tabacum cultivar K326 chromosome 23, ASM71507v2, whole genome shotgun sequence genomic window:
- the LOC142177374 gene encoding uncharacterized protein LOC142177374, with amino-acid sequence MHKGDWWWNEVVQGKVEEKKAAYLMLVGSTDGEERRTNIERYKVARREAKLAVTEAKTVVFARPYEELADKGGDQKLFRLAKARDRKARDLDQVRCIIDEDDKVLMGEAQIKRRWQTYFHRLMNEDGDMDIMLGVLGHSVSHRDFGYCRRIRVEEVVGAMRMMSRGRATGPDEISIEFYRGVGREGLE; translated from the coding sequence ATGCACAAAggcgactggtggtggaatgaagtggtccaaggcaAAGTGGAAGAGAAGAAGGCAGCATACCTGATGTTAGTAGGGAGCACAGACGGGGAGGAGAGGAGAACGAACATagaaaggtataaggtagctaggaggGAGGCGAAGTTGGCagtcacagaggctaagactgtTGTGTTTGCTCGTCCGTACGAGGAACTGGCGGACAAAGGCGGGGATCAAAAGCTCTTCCGATTGGCCAAGGCTAGAGATAGGAaggctcgggatctggaccaagtgagatgcatcataGATGAGGACGACAAAGTATTGATGGGAGAGGCACaaattaagaggagatggcagacttactttcatagaCTTATGAATGAAGATGGAGACATGGATATAATGCTAGGTGTTTTGGGGCATTCCGTGAGTCACCGAGACTTTGGGTACTGTAGACGCATTagggttgaggaggtcgtgggggcTATGCGAATGATGAGTAGGGGTAGAGCGACCGGACCAGATGAAATTTCGATTGAATTTTATAGGGGTGTGGGCAGAGAAGGTTTGGAGTAG